Part of the Helicobacter bilis genome is shown below.
ATTCCCAAATTTAATCTTAATTTCTTCAGCAACTTTTAAAGGCGTATTAAGAAATCTCGCCATATCGCTTGAGATATGATTAGAACCTACGCCAAGAAAATCGTTATAGCACATAGAGTTACCATCATAGACCATAAGCTCACAAGTTTGCGCTCCCATGTCAATACATGCTACACCCAAATCTTTCTCATCTTCATGTAATACCGCAATTGATGCTGCATAAGACGCAAGAACAATGTTTTCAATCTCAACTCCAGCCAATCGAATAGCCTTTTTGAGATTCTCTAAACTCGCAGTCTGCACAGTAACTATATGGGTATCAACTTCTAAGCGACTACCCGTCATACCTATAGGATCTTCTACATGCTCTTTATCATTCAATCTAAAATGATGGGGAAGCACATGCACGATTGAATAATCCTTTGGAATCCCAGCATTATGCACAGCAAAACTCAATGCGGCATTGATAGTGTCGATATTAACTTCTCTATCCATTACATTAGCACTGCCGCTTACATTTATGCTTTTTGTATGCGCACCAGACAAGGATACTATGGCTTTTGAGACATCCACTCCAGCCATTAGCTTTGCTTCGTGGATACTCTTTCTAATGGCACTGCCAGCCTGCTCTATATTTACAATTGCACCTTTCTTAACACCTTGTGTCTTACATGTCCCAGCCCCAATGATTTGCACATCAGAACCCCTAACATCAGCAATAATAGAGCAGATTTTTGTTGACCCAACATCAACACCTAGAATAATCTTATTCAATTCTGCCTCCTATAGTCAATAACCCTATAATGTTTCATAGCATATTCAAACATAGCATTTCTAAGATCTCTCACCTTTGCTTCTTGCAGGGCTTCATCTTCTGCATTTGTAATATTTACTAGATCTGCATAATTAGGCATTTCTTGCTTAACAACTCTAAATAAAAGTGCTTTGTCGCTACCAAGAAACACAACGCCCTCTTTTTTATTATGTCGCATGATATAATCTAATGCCTGTCGTATATCCATATCATTTAGACCAAGCGAGAGTAATTGCTTATGAGATTGCATATTTTGCTCTTGCCATAACGATAAATGTAGTGGCACGACATTTCCTAGACTCTCTCCACTTATTTGTGAAAGCTTAGTATATGCCATTTTCTTAAACTCATCATTTTGCTTTTCTGCCATTAAATCCCTACTAGCTA
Proteins encoded:
- the ftsA gene encoding cell division protein FtsA, whose translation is MNKIILGVDVGSTKICSIIADVRGSDVQIIGAGTCKTQGVKKGAIVNIEQAGSAIRKSIHEAKLMAGVDVSKAIVSLSGAHTKSINVSGSANVMDREVNIDTINAALSFAVHNAGIPKDYSIVHVLPHHFRLNDKEHVEDPIGMTGSRLEVDTHIVTVQTASLENLKKAIRLAGVEIENIVLASYAASIAVLHEDEKDLGVACIDMGAQTCELMVYDGNSMCYNDFLGVGSNHISSDMARFLNTPLKVAEEIKIKFGNLLPSAEEQGRVLEIPRIGNNEETIDVPLRDIYCVMGDRVKETLRILSDSIGTSGLKKQITGVVLTGGMANLKGMREFASAAFSPLSVRLARPTEIDGLFDNLKDSSSSVVVGLILYGAGNFTNYEKDSQNNIRSRHNALNMVESDYETQTQTMQTDSNFQIDLRDLDQPNADGLENQAGNTSSSQDEKPSFLQRIKAWSKDLF